Proteins from one Daphnia pulicaria isolate SC F1-1A chromosome 3, SC_F0-13Bv2, whole genome shotgun sequence genomic window:
- the LOC124329035 gene encoding uncharacterized protein LOC124329035, protein MRESREMDAIEFWIWEHATKYGMTKVLKKIKSNFSQVVIPNSWLSARYLHQIKNEWSKLDNQISPKELNALKQTLTSTFKHYIKDLKHVIKISDCIRLDLCCKAAFLVMRSAESKPAVKLQVTEKIFPCWNMIIWTKMKESFGLKDDLIMEEIKQFYLEMRLKSCLKVDCEKEILDQFREMMKKHFPSLISFMQKIKLSRLERIQLNKMRLDKQFEFLRVRLNCGLVNELVVLDLLEDVQRKKVIESASKSLKEAKLYEPTTDDSKEIILYTLPPDPKFKSSDNQFYPACFLNNPFMSTHIAVDNDGILEEMIVNRNIPRKPDGKDFGPLWFSDTRLFIKTEKNELTINRDCLKETKDVPIALSTCDASISDHSVKTSSAAADEFANKKQLDSNVVEEKPTKCVVDQDNCTDFVNGYLQSVSEVPIPTIGTERVNSIQSWIDSNPPKSPSSMENCSPQAYRNRKEKLSFPSEVIENCVLPEHSKMPFEKIVRSEPVISILHFSSLEENSNSEEICLKLKLDGVLNEYESSERCIPPSDDIEYVSSTTASTSSCRRIQTRTRYKYLTELENPRKRKETEKRRSNENGDDSSSSNYRFQRRLRSQSRNSNAEPLPVRTTRSKRKTRKLSTSSSSSGYSASSKKLQLEAPAPTLNKSITSIDSKSEESSTEQQKVRLAGGCSGTPPLDEELSKYHTPAQQNSKCSEEAALESSASRTGIKRKLYEDEQPISDNPNSKRVQVKDLSVGKRRLASVVKTLQMHSEKLRIVNPVFSEHCDKLDLCLQRVLRSHHKLTKSANDSEGCI, encoded by the exons ATGCGGGAAAGTAGGGAAATGGATGCCATAGAATTTTGGATATGGGAACACGCTACTAAATATGGAATGACCAAAGTGTTGAAAA AGATCAAATCTAACTTCTCTCAAGTGGTTATACCAAACAGCTGGTTGAGTGCCCGATACCTACATCAGATCAAGAATGAGTGGAGTAAACTGGACAATCAAATCTCTCCAAAAGAGCTTAATGCTTTGAAACAAACTTTGACAAGCACTTTTAAGCACTACATTAAGGATTTGAAGCATGTTATTAAAATATCTGATTGTATTAGACTTGATCTATGTTGCAAAGCAGCT TTTTTAGTAATGCGCTCAGCCGAATCTAAACCTGCAGTGAAATTACAAGTcacagaaaaaatttttccttgttggaATATGATTATATggacaaaaatgaaagaatctTTTGGTTTGAAG gatgACTTGATCATGGAAGAAATCAAACAGTTTTATTTGGAAATGAGACTGAAATCATGTCTTAAAGTGGattgtgaaaaagaaatattggaCCAATTTagagaaatgatgaaaaagcaTTTTCCgtcattgatttcatttatgCAAAAGATCAAGCTTAGTAGACTGGAAAGAATTCAACTGAACAAAATGAGATTAGACAAGCAGTTTGAGTTTTTGCGAGTTCGCTTGAATTGTGGTCTCGTTAACGAGTTGGTGGTTTTGGATCTACTAGAAGATGTTCAAAGAAAGAAGGTCATCGAGTCAGCGTCGAAGTCCTTGAAGGag GCAAAATTGTACGAACCAACAACGGACGATTCCAAAGAGATAATACTGTATACCTTACCTCCGGATCCTAAATTTAAAAGCAGTGACAATCAGTTTTACCCTGCATGCTTTTTAAACAATCCATTTATGTCAACGCACATTGCTGTTGACAATGATGGGATTCTCGAG GAGATGATAGTTAATAGAAACATTCCACGGAAACCCGATGGGAAAGATTTTGGACCACTTTGGTTTTCTGATACAAGACTTTTTATAAAAACGGAGAAAAACGAATTAACTATCAACCGTGATTGTCTAAAAGAAACTAAGGATGTCCCGATAGCATTGTCTACTTGCGATGCATCAATCTCAGACCATTCTGTCAAAACTTCATCGGCTGCAGCTGATGAATTTGCGAACAAGAAACAATTAGATTCAAATGTAGTCGAAGAAAAACCTACTAAATGCGTAGTAGATCAAGATAATTGCACGGATTTCGTAAATGGTTATCTTCAATCGGTCTCCGAAGTCCCTATTCCAACTATCGGCACAGAACGTGTGAATTCCATTCAATCTTGGATTGACAGTAACCCTCCGAAGAGCCCTTCATCTATGGAAAACTGTAGTCCCCAGGCCTACAGAAACAGAAAAGAGAagctttcttttccttcggaAGTAATTGAAAACTGTGTATTGCCGGAACACTCTAAAATGCCATTCGAGAAAATTGTGAGATCAGAACCAGTTATCTCGATATTGCATTTTTCGTCTTTAGAAGAAAACTCGAATTCagaagaaatttgtttgaaattaaaattggatGGAGTCTTAAACGAGTACGAGTCTTCTGAACGATGTATTCCTCCATCTGATGACATTGAATATGTAAGCTCTACGACTGCTTCTACTTCAAGCTGCAGAAGGATTCAAACTAGAACTCGCTACAAATATTTGACGGAATTAGAAAACCCAAGGAAACGGAAAGAAACTGAAAAGCGTCGATCGAATGAAAATGGTGATGACTCGAGTTCATCAAATTACAGATTTCAACGTCGTCTTCGAAGCCAATCTCGCAATTCGAATGCAGAACCTTTGCCTGTAAGAACAACTCGCTCAAAGAGGAAAACTCGGAAGTTATCAACTTCATCTTCAAGTTCCGGCTATTCAGCAAGCTCAAAGAAACTTCAACTGGAGGCTCCAGCTCCAACTCTGAACAAAAGTATAACTTCGATAGATTCAAAATCCGAAGAATCATCCACTGAGCAACAGAAGGTCCGTCTAGCTGGCGGATGCAGTGGCACGCCACCGCTCGATGAAGAACTTTCGAAATATCATACTCCTGCTCAACAGAATTCTAAATGCTCAGAAGAAGCTGCTTTGGAATCAAGTGCATCTAGGACAGGGATCAAACGAAAATTGTATGAGGACGAGCAACCGATTTCCGATAATCCTAATAGTAAACGAGTCCAAGTAAAGGACCTGTCGGTTGGAAAACGGCGTTTAGCTAGTGTTGTAAAAACACTGCAGATGCATTCCGAGAAATTGCGTATAGTTAATCCGGTTTTTTCTGAGCATTGTGATAAACTCGACTTATGCCTTCAGCGTGTTTTACGATCTCACCATAAACTAACCAAAAGTGCTAACGATAGCGAAGGATGCATCTGA
- the LOC124329222 gene encoding diphosphoinositol polyphosphate phosphohydrolase 2-like, with product MVKDKPNSTRVYDDDGYRKRAACVCVKENDHNQILLVSSSNENSSWIVPGGGLEPNEEPPEAAVREVMEEAGVSGRLGICLGVFENNERKHRTTVYILHVTNELSEWDDSKTIGRRRRWFQYEEALAHLTAHKPLMAQWLLNKAKAEAPR from the exons atggtAAAAGATAAGCCAAACTCAACTCGAGtgtatgatgatgatggctaTAGGAAAAGGGCAGCGTGTGTATGTGTCAAAGAAAATGATCATAATCAA attcTTCTTGTATCCTCTTCCAATGAAAATAGCAGTTGGATAGTTCCTGGTGGTGGGCTTGAACCTAATGAAGAGCCTCCTGAAGCTGCTGTTAGAGAAGTCATGGAGGAGGCAGGAGTTTCTGGTCGTCTAGGCATTTGCTTAGGTGTTTTTGAA aataacgAACGGAAACATCGAACCACTGTTTATATTCTACACGTTACGAACGAACTGTCCGAGTGGGACGATTCAAAAACAATTg ggaGGCGCCGTAGATGGTTTCAGTATGAAGAAGCTCTTGCACACCTAACTGCTCATAAGCCACTAATGGCTCAATGGCTTTTGAATAAAGCAAAAGCAGAAGCCCCAAGATAG
- the LOC124329101 gene encoding TWiK family of potassium channels protein 7-like isoform X2, which produces MSSAANTFLRLNSTVSQPGSPTSLKGAERVSMVGSVVGGGGGGATSVGIGTQSVTGTAKGRAGRCGSACWRYLSSNPRLRKGLAHAGLVLLLCLYTAAGASIFQWLEQPHELEQSTILQNRVVEQRQEMIKLWKDAHDRPDFDQNLLEERMAVYEDVLQEAVSNRVPLQAGVASAHWTYTQSVFFASTVLTTIGYGNIAPQTTNGRIFCIFFALIGIPFTLTVIADLGMLMASAVAAVYHNVNQRSSWTKSQAAQTFGRKFGKSLSVVLVVALLIVYIAIGGGIFMIWEDWNFLESFYFCFITMTTIGFGDLVPGLGFHGASHQLATPSPVLRHAQTTYMLVSIAYILVGLALTTSIIELIRRQYAQSWKKMQELTNRLQGLTGPLAETLRRISEQAGKMNSDGKLDPALLKELADLKFALNAVNAEMRRPSVSNLLQQPITEEPDLFGSSTALDDFSSSGSNSSNAWPMEWDECWEERWAAIEEMMISNKAFKDRVMRILSQTSIKV; this is translated from the exons ATGAGTTCTGCTGCCAACACTTTCTTGCGTTTGAACTCGACGGTGAGCCAGCCGGGCAGTCCGACGAGCCTCAAAGGTGCCGAGAGAGTGTCGATGGTCGGAAGTGTCGTCGGTGGCGGAGGCGGAGGAGCGACGAGCGTCGGCATCGGGACCCAGTCGGTCACCGGCACCGCCAAAGGCCGAGCCGGCAGGTGCGGATCGGCTTGCTGGCGCTACCTGAGCTCAAATCCGCGATTACGCAAGGGATTAGCTCACGCCGGACTCGTTCTTCTCTTGTGCCTCTACACAGCCGCCGGTGCATCG ATTTTCCAATGGTTGGAGCAGCCTCACGAGCTGGAACAATCGACTATTCTGCAAAATCGTGTTGTAGAACAGCGACAAGAGATGATCAAATTATGGAAAGATGCTCACGATCGTCCGGATTTTGACCAGAACTTGCTCGAAGAGCGGATGGCCGTGTACGAGGATGTCCTTCAG GAAGCCGTTTCCAATCGGGTGCCGTTGCAGGCCGGAGTGGCTTCTGCTCATTGGACGTACACCCAGTCAGTGTTCTTTGCCTCGACCGTCCTCACTACAATCG GTTACGGGAATATTGCTCCGCAAACGACAAACGGTCGGAtattttgcattttcttcgCTCTGATCGGCATTCCGTTTACGCTGACGGTGATCGCCGATTTGGGCATGCTGATGGCCTCAGCCGTGGCCGCCGTCTACCACAATGTCAATCAACGATCCAGCTGGACCAAATCGCAAGCCGCTCAGACGTTCGGCCGTAAATTCGGCAAATCCTTGTCGGTCGTCCTGGTCGTCGCTCTCCTCATCGTCTACATCGCCATCGGAGGTGGAATCTTTATGATCTGGGAAGACTGGAATTTTctag AGTCCTTTTACTTCTGCTTCATCACGATGACAACCATAGGCTTTGGCGATCTGGTTCCAG GCTTGGGCTTTCATGGCGCCTCTCATCAGCTGGCCACTCCTTCGCCAGTCCTCCGTCAcg CTCAAACTACCTACATGTTGGTATCCATCGCCTACATCCTGGTTGGCTTGGCATTGACGACAAGTATAATTGAATTAATCCGGCGGCAGTATGCTCagagttggaaaaaaatgcaagaGCTCACCAATCGACTCCaag GATTAACGGGTCCATTAGCGGAAACACTGCGTCGCATCAGCGAACAAGCGGGCAAGATGAACTCGGACGGCAAACTCGATCCAGCTCTGCTCAAGGAATTGGCTGATTTGAAATTTGCTCTTAATGCCGTCAACGCGGAAATGAGGCGACCTTCGGTCAGCAACTTGTTGCAACAGCCCATCACAGAAGAGCCAGATCTGTTTGGAAGCAGTACTGCGCTGGATGATTTCAGCTCGAGCggaagcaacagcagcaacgcaTGGCCCATGGAATGGGACGAATGCTGGGAGGAACGCTGGGCGGCCATCGAGGAAATGATGATCAGCAACAAGGCCTTCAAAGACAGAGTCATGCGCATTCTGAGTCAGACTTCCATCAAAGtctaa
- the LOC124329038 gene encoding pyridoxal-dependent decarboxylase domain-containing protein 1-like, with the protein MEMEEIFDSSVELLDTGEKNDVDKIKEPTLEPVLESEDIDTPSTLLKKDNEVLTKFRAIIAEYLQGEKILDGLDGLTKGVLGSYSLAGYLDFAVPSGKEIIVTKLLQHCCFQLLDLLRVSDGICYAHEEATAAIMPLIQMQLLNLYPKYSTQGYEALYSCPPTIYISPLCIPSLGSVICKKLGFPTSSVKVMKMHGADHLTKMEKSLLEDFAAKRVPLMIIASCGSHHSGQVDNLVAISHLAQRFNAWLHLEGHLINHLSLHDQPKKNLQIADSLHLDLKQLLGVPSLPFVTMYRHCEIALQRAVYLTPSHCSPFSVVPLWFALQSLDSSTISNRFRTAVELSKLLINHLITIPNILIMSHIPKSIKMQVSVESKEVLSDDLGINAPATVTANSNDEDEGVEATKTKTVEELSDLPENSDTSSESDTMNIHDDEELAGREKTKPAALMDCVVPVVVFQYRPSSKEIGECPGNLLDDLNLWLVQVLERACEEIHMDIIDVDESGYALRFSPYDCKSFPSIETLAKFLESLDQQLEILNATVEHKKTLNKIIEVSGGELQLVELPGWAGLGGVRYLPAAWRSDNMEQLPDQGKEEINRINRELVAKLKETDSAFSLGEGRDGLSCVRFGMVVAITDVEALANLVRQTGLDLEASTLALETMAVMIRKGIEEAQAELQRETEEKLWQEGLLRHIPVVGSLVNYFSPPQKTSVKGRCLNLQNGRIEKSEVTIHSLVVEEASVVVEQASEVVEEASEALSSNQETPFVESEETKNAPDE; encoded by the exons atggaaatggaagaaatatttgattcttcaGTGGAATTATTGGATACTGGTGAAAAAAATGACGTGGACAAAATCAAAGAACCAACATTAGAACCTGTATTAGAATCTGAAGACATCGATACCCCTTCCACTTTGTTAAAAAAGGATAACGAAGTGCTTACAAAGTTTCGAGCTATTATCGCCGAGTATTTGCAAGGTGAAAAGATCCTTGATGGCCTTGATGGCCTGACAAAAGGAGTTCTTGGTTCCTATTCGTTGGCTGGGTATCTAGATTTTGCAGTTCCATCAGGAAAAGAAATCATAGTCACCAAACTTTTGCAACACTGTTGCTTTCAACTACTAGACTTGCTTCg aGTTTCAGATGGAATCTGTTATGCTCATGAAGAAGCAACTGCAGCAATTATGCCATTGATTCAAATGCAGCTTTTGAATCTTTATCCTAAGTACAG CACACAAGGATATGAAGCATTGTACTCCTGCCCACCCACCATATACATTAGCCCATTGTGTATTCCATCTCTGGGGAGTGTGATATGTAAAAAGCTGGGATTTCCTACTAGCTCTGTTAAGGTTATGAAAATGCATGGTGCTGATCATCtcacaaaaatggaaaaatcctTGCTTGAAGATTTTGCTGCTAAAAGAGTTCCATTGATGATAATTGCTTCGTGTGGGTCACACCACTCTGGCCAAGTTGACAATTTGGTAGCTATCTCCCATCTTGCTCAGCGCTTTAATGCTTGGCTTCATTTGGAGGGTCATTTAATAAATCACCTCAGCCTTCATGATCAGcctaaaaag AACCTTCAAATAGCTGATAGTTTGCACTTGGACTTGAAGCAATTACTGGGTGTTCCAAGCCTACCATTTGTG ACAATGTATCGTCATTGCGAAATAGCTTTGCAAAGAGCTGTCTATTTGACCCCGTCTCACTGCTCACCTTTCAGTGTGGTTCCTCTGTGGTTTGCACTTCAG AGTTTAGATTCGTCAACCATTAGTAATCGTTTTCGGACGGCGGTTGAACTTAGTAAACTGTTAATTAATCACTTGATCACAATTCCGAATATCCTGATTATG AGCCATATACCAAAGAGTATCAAAATGCAAGTAAGTGTGGAATCAAAAGAAGTTCTATCAGATGATTTAGGAATAAATGCCCCAGCAACTGTAACTGCGAATAGTAATGATGAAGATGAGGGAGTGGAAGCAACTAAAACAAAGACGGTGGAAGAATTGAGTGATTTGCCTGAAAATAGTGATACGTCTTCAGAATCAGATACGATGAACATTCATGACGATGAAGAACTTGCCGGTCGCGAAAAAACGAAGCCTGCG GCTTTGATGGATTGTGTTGTACCAGTTGTAGTGTTCCAGTATCGCCCAAGCTCCAAAGAAATTGGAGAATGCCCCGGGAATTTGCTAGATGATTTGAACCTATGG CTTGTTCAAGTACTAGAACGAGCCTGTGAAGAGATTCACATGGACATTATCGATGTTGATGAGAGTGGATATGCGCTTCGCTTTTCGCCTTACGATTGCAAGTCATTTCCCTCCATAGAAACTTTAGCAAAATTCCTAGAAAGTCTTGACCAGCAACTG gaaattttaaatgcgacagtagaacacAAAAAAACTCTTAACAAAATCATTGAAGTCAGCGGCGGAGAACTTCAGCTTGTCGAATTACCTGGTTGGGCTGGGCTTGGAGGAGTAAG ATATTTACCTGCTGCTTGGCGATCGGATAATATGGAGCAATTACCTGATCAAGGCAAGGAGGAAATTAACCGGATAAATCGAGAGCTGGTTGCTAAGTTGAAGGAAACGGACTCTGCTTTttctttag GTGAAGGAAGAGATGGCCTGTCCTGCGTACGTTTTGGAATGGTTGTGGCTATCACAGATGTAGAAGCTTTAGCCAATCTAGTACGTCAAACCGGTCTTGATCTTGAAGCATCAACTTTGGCACTAGAAACTATGGCAGTCATGATTCGTAAAGGTATAGAAGAAGCACAAGCTGAGCTGCAACgagaaacggaagaaaagCTCTGGCAAGAAGGTTTATTGAGACACATTCCAGTAGTAGGATCTCTTGTCAACTATTTCTCGCCACCCCAGAAAACGTCTGTTAAGGGACGATGTTTAAATTTGCAAAATGGCCGAATAGAAAAAAGTGAAGTTACGATTCACTCTTTAGTAGTTGAAGAGGCTTCTGTAGTAGTAGAACAGGCTTCCGAAGTAGTAGAAGAGGCTTCTGAAGCTCTGAGTAGTAACCAAGAAACGCCTTTTGTTGAAAGTGAAGAAACTAAAAACGCACCTGATGAGTGA
- the LOC124329101 gene encoding TWiK family of potassium channels protein 7-like isoform X1 translates to MSSAANTFLRLNSTVSQPGSPTSLKGAERVSMVGSVVGGGGGGATSVGIGTQSVTGTAKGRAGRCGSACWRYLSSNPRLRKGLAHAGLVLLLCLYTAAGASIFQWLEQPHELEQSTILQNRVVEQRQEMIKLWKDAHDRPDFDQNLLEERMAVYEDVLQEAVSNRVPLQAGVASAHWTYTQSVFFASTVLTTIGYGNIAPQTTNGRIFCIFFALIGIPFTLTVIADLGMLMASAVAAVYHNVNQRSSWTKSQAAQTFGRKFGKSLSVVLVVALLIVYIAIGGGIFMIWEDWNFLESFYFCFITMTTIGFGDLVPGLGFHGASHQLATPSPVLRHVQIAQTTYMLVSIAYILVGLALTTSIIELIRRQYAQSWKKMQELTNRLQGLTGPLAETLRRISEQAGKMNSDGKLDPALLKELADLKFALNAVNAEMRRPSVSNLLQQPITEEPDLFGSSTALDDFSSSGSNSSNAWPMEWDECWEERWAAIEEMMISNKAFKDRVMRILSQTSIKV, encoded by the exons ATGAGTTCTGCTGCCAACACTTTCTTGCGTTTGAACTCGACGGTGAGCCAGCCGGGCAGTCCGACGAGCCTCAAAGGTGCCGAGAGAGTGTCGATGGTCGGAAGTGTCGTCGGTGGCGGAGGCGGAGGAGCGACGAGCGTCGGCATCGGGACCCAGTCGGTCACCGGCACCGCCAAAGGCCGAGCCGGCAGGTGCGGATCGGCTTGCTGGCGCTACCTGAGCTCAAATCCGCGATTACGCAAGGGATTAGCTCACGCCGGACTCGTTCTTCTCTTGTGCCTCTACACAGCCGCCGGTGCATCG ATTTTCCAATGGTTGGAGCAGCCTCACGAGCTGGAACAATCGACTATTCTGCAAAATCGTGTTGTAGAACAGCGACAAGAGATGATCAAATTATGGAAAGATGCTCACGATCGTCCGGATTTTGACCAGAACTTGCTCGAAGAGCGGATGGCCGTGTACGAGGATGTCCTTCAG GAAGCCGTTTCCAATCGGGTGCCGTTGCAGGCCGGAGTGGCTTCTGCTCATTGGACGTACACCCAGTCAGTGTTCTTTGCCTCGACCGTCCTCACTACAATCG GTTACGGGAATATTGCTCCGCAAACGACAAACGGTCGGAtattttgcattttcttcgCTCTGATCGGCATTCCGTTTACGCTGACGGTGATCGCCGATTTGGGCATGCTGATGGCCTCAGCCGTGGCCGCCGTCTACCACAATGTCAATCAACGATCCAGCTGGACCAAATCGCAAGCCGCTCAGACGTTCGGCCGTAAATTCGGCAAATCCTTGTCGGTCGTCCTGGTCGTCGCTCTCCTCATCGTCTACATCGCCATCGGAGGTGGAATCTTTATGATCTGGGAAGACTGGAATTTTctag AGTCCTTTTACTTCTGCTTCATCACGATGACAACCATAGGCTTTGGCGATCTGGTTCCAG GCTTGGGCTTTCATGGCGCCTCTCATCAGCTGGCCACTCCTTCGCCAGTCCTCCGTCAcg TTCAGATAG CTCAAACTACCTACATGTTGGTATCCATCGCCTACATCCTGGTTGGCTTGGCATTGACGACAAGTATAATTGAATTAATCCGGCGGCAGTATGCTCagagttggaaaaaaatgcaagaGCTCACCAATCGACTCCaag GATTAACGGGTCCATTAGCGGAAACACTGCGTCGCATCAGCGAACAAGCGGGCAAGATGAACTCGGACGGCAAACTCGATCCAGCTCTGCTCAAGGAATTGGCTGATTTGAAATTTGCTCTTAATGCCGTCAACGCGGAAATGAGGCGACCTTCGGTCAGCAACTTGTTGCAACAGCCCATCACAGAAGAGCCAGATCTGTTTGGAAGCAGTACTGCGCTGGATGATTTCAGCTCGAGCggaagcaacagcagcaacgcaTGGCCCATGGAATGGGACGAATGCTGGGAGGAACGCTGGGCGGCCATCGAGGAAATGATGATCAGCAACAAGGCCTTCAAAGACAGAGTCATGCGCATTCTGAGTCAGACTTCCATCAAAGtctaa
- the LOC124329101 gene encoding TWiK family of potassium channels protein 7-like isoform X3 codes for MSSAANTFLRLNSTVSQPGSPTSLKGAERVSMVGSVVGGGGGGATSVGIGTQSVTGTAKGRAGRCGSACWRYLSSNPRLRKGLAHAGLVLLLCLYTAAGASIFQWLEQPHELEQSTILQNRVVEQRQEMIKLWKDAHDRPDFDQNLLEERMAVYEDVLQEAVSNRVPLQAGVASAHWTYTQSVFFASTVLTTIGYGNIAPQTTNGRIFCIFFALIGIPFTLTVIADLGMLMASAVAAVYHNVNQRSSWTKSQAAQTFGRKFGKSLSVVLVVALLIVYIAIGGGIFMIWEDWNFLESFYFCFITMTTIGFGDLVPAQTTYMLVSIAYILVGLALTTSIIELIRRQYAQSWKKMQELTNRLQGLTGPLAETLRRISEQAGKMNSDGKLDPALLKELADLKFALNAVNAEMRRPSVSNLLQQPITEEPDLFGSSTALDDFSSSGSNSSNAWPMEWDECWEERWAAIEEMMISNKAFKDRVMRILSQTSIKV; via the exons ATGAGTTCTGCTGCCAACACTTTCTTGCGTTTGAACTCGACGGTGAGCCAGCCGGGCAGTCCGACGAGCCTCAAAGGTGCCGAGAGAGTGTCGATGGTCGGAAGTGTCGTCGGTGGCGGAGGCGGAGGAGCGACGAGCGTCGGCATCGGGACCCAGTCGGTCACCGGCACCGCCAAAGGCCGAGCCGGCAGGTGCGGATCGGCTTGCTGGCGCTACCTGAGCTCAAATCCGCGATTACGCAAGGGATTAGCTCACGCCGGACTCGTTCTTCTCTTGTGCCTCTACACAGCCGCCGGTGCATCG ATTTTCCAATGGTTGGAGCAGCCTCACGAGCTGGAACAATCGACTATTCTGCAAAATCGTGTTGTAGAACAGCGACAAGAGATGATCAAATTATGGAAAGATGCTCACGATCGTCCGGATTTTGACCAGAACTTGCTCGAAGAGCGGATGGCCGTGTACGAGGATGTCCTTCAG GAAGCCGTTTCCAATCGGGTGCCGTTGCAGGCCGGAGTGGCTTCTGCTCATTGGACGTACACCCAGTCAGTGTTCTTTGCCTCGACCGTCCTCACTACAATCG GTTACGGGAATATTGCTCCGCAAACGACAAACGGTCGGAtattttgcattttcttcgCTCTGATCGGCATTCCGTTTACGCTGACGGTGATCGCCGATTTGGGCATGCTGATGGCCTCAGCCGTGGCCGCCGTCTACCACAATGTCAATCAACGATCCAGCTGGACCAAATCGCAAGCCGCTCAGACGTTCGGCCGTAAATTCGGCAAATCCTTGTCGGTCGTCCTGGTCGTCGCTCTCCTCATCGTCTACATCGCCATCGGAGGTGGAATCTTTATGATCTGGGAAGACTGGAATTTTctag AGTCCTTTTACTTCTGCTTCATCACGATGACAACCATAGGCTTTGGCGATCTGGTTCCAG CTCAAACTACCTACATGTTGGTATCCATCGCCTACATCCTGGTTGGCTTGGCATTGACGACAAGTATAATTGAATTAATCCGGCGGCAGTATGCTCagagttggaaaaaaatgcaagaGCTCACCAATCGACTCCaag GATTAACGGGTCCATTAGCGGAAACACTGCGTCGCATCAGCGAACAAGCGGGCAAGATGAACTCGGACGGCAAACTCGATCCAGCTCTGCTCAAGGAATTGGCTGATTTGAAATTTGCTCTTAATGCCGTCAACGCGGAAATGAGGCGACCTTCGGTCAGCAACTTGTTGCAACAGCCCATCACAGAAGAGCCAGATCTGTTTGGAAGCAGTACTGCGCTGGATGATTTCAGCTCGAGCggaagcaacagcagcaacgcaTGGCCCATGGAATGGGACGAATGCTGGGAGGAACGCTGGGCGGCCATCGAGGAAATGATGATCAGCAACAAGGCCTTCAAAGACAGAGTCATGCGCATTCTGAGTCAGACTTCCATCAAAGtctaa